In a genomic window of Streptomyces sp. NBC_01142:
- a CDS encoding SDR family oxidoreductase, with protein MRITGATVLLTGVTGGIGGALAAELAARGAKLVLTGRRAEAVEPLAERYGARTVVADLADPADVERLADEAAGTDILIANAALPSSGDLLDYTPAQLDRALAVNLRAPAMLARLLAPAMVEAGRGHLAFVGSISGKAATRSSSLYNATKFGLRGFALGFRQDLYGTGVGVSIVQPGFVRDVGMFAATGATPPSGMRTVSPRQVVAGVVRAVERDVAEINVAPPELRLLSAIAGQFPGFAERVQRRGAGENTVRQVVAAQRSRR; from the coding sequence ATGCGCATCACCGGAGCAACCGTTCTGCTCACCGGAGTCACGGGCGGCATCGGCGGCGCGCTCGCCGCCGAACTGGCAGCCAGAGGAGCCAAGTTGGTGCTGACCGGCCGCCGCGCCGAGGCGGTCGAGCCGCTCGCCGAGCGGTACGGCGCCCGTACGGTCGTCGCCGACCTCGCGGACCCCGCGGATGTCGAACGCCTCGCCGACGAGGCCGCCGGCACGGACATCCTGATAGCCAACGCCGCCCTGCCCTCCAGCGGCGACCTGCTCGACTACACCCCGGCACAGCTCGACCGCGCGCTGGCGGTGAACCTCCGCGCCCCGGCCATGCTGGCCCGCCTGCTCGCCCCCGCGATGGTCGAGGCGGGCCGGGGCCATCTCGCCTTCGTCGGCTCGATCTCCGGCAAGGCGGCGACCAGGTCCTCGTCCCTGTACAACGCCACCAAGTTCGGTCTGCGCGGCTTCGCACTGGGCTTCCGCCAGGACCTTTACGGCACCGGTGTCGGCGTGTCGATCGTCCAGCCCGGTTTCGTACGGGACGTGGGCATGTTCGCCGCGACCGGCGCGACACCGCCCAGCGGGATGCGTACGGTCTCCCCGCGCCAGGTCGTCGCCGGAGTGGTCCGCGCCGTCGAGCGCGATGTGGCCGAAATCAACGTCGCCCCGCCGGAGCTGAGGCTGCTGAGCGCGATCGCGGGCCAGTTCCCGGGCTTCGCCGAGCGGGTGCAGCGACGGGGCGCGGGAGAGAACACGGTCCGTCAGGTCGTCGCGGCCCAGCGGTCGCGCCGCTGA
- a CDS encoding amidase, with translation MSTAEFGGLAEHTRLLREGQVTSEALVASAIERIEASQSTINAFRWVRGEQALDEAREADRRRAAGEGVRLPLLGVPLAVKDDTDVAGLPTLFGCGGEKAAATEDGEAVRRLRAAGAVIVGKTNSCELGQWPFTEGPAFGATRNPWSTDHTPGGSSGGSAAAVAAGLVPAALGSDGAGSVRIPAAWSHLVGIKPQRGRVSLHPYTDAFQGLNVYGPLARTVADAALLLDAVQGPHAGDLYRPDAIDTSAAAGRDPGRLRIALAWRPPLTLTRATPHPEVRRAVTALAEALARLGHQVEEARPRYGLIGLSFVPRATAGIAEAAALHPDPALLDPRTRSAVRNGRRLGGRVVRAARAREIRQQHRIGAIFDSSGFDVVLTPTTAAPPPRIGTFDGMSAWRTDTTMAAVCPYAWPWNVLGWPGVNVPAGLTRDGLPVGAQLLGPAGSEERLISLAAQLEADRRWYEKRPPAPVTARSVPVEQ, from the coding sequence GTGTCCACAGCTGAATTCGGCGGGCTGGCAGAACACACACGACTTCTGAGAGAGGGTCAGGTCACGTCCGAGGCTCTGGTGGCGAGCGCCATCGAGCGGATCGAGGCCAGCCAGAGCACCATCAACGCCTTCCGCTGGGTACGCGGCGAGCAGGCACTCGACGAAGCCCGGGAAGCGGACCGGCGGCGCGCCGCGGGGGAGGGCGTACGGCTGCCGCTGCTCGGCGTACCCCTCGCCGTCAAGGACGACACCGATGTCGCCGGACTGCCCACCCTTTTCGGCTGCGGCGGCGAGAAAGCAGCGGCCACCGAGGACGGCGAAGCGGTACGCCGGCTGCGCGCGGCCGGCGCCGTGATCGTCGGCAAGACCAACTCCTGCGAGCTGGGCCAGTGGCCGTTCACCGAGGGGCCCGCCTTCGGCGCCACCCGCAACCCCTGGTCCACCGACCACACTCCGGGCGGCTCCTCCGGCGGCTCCGCGGCCGCCGTCGCCGCCGGGCTCGTACCCGCGGCGCTCGGCTCGGACGGCGCCGGATCCGTCCGTATCCCCGCCGCCTGGTCCCATCTGGTCGGCATCAAGCCGCAGCGCGGCCGGGTCTCCCTCCACCCGTACACTGACGCCTTCCAGGGCCTCAACGTCTACGGCCCGCTCGCCCGCACCGTCGCCGATGCCGCCCTGCTGCTCGACGCGGTGCAGGGCCCGCACGCCGGGGATCTGTACCGGCCCGACGCGATCGACACCTCGGCCGCAGCCGGCCGGGATCCCGGCCGGCTGCGCATCGCACTCGCCTGGCGGCCCCCGCTCACCCTCACCCGCGCCACGCCCCACCCCGAGGTGCGCCGCGCCGTCACCGCGCTCGCGGAGGCGCTCGCCCGCCTCGGCCACCAGGTGGAGGAGGCCCGTCCGCGCTACGGGCTGATCGGCCTCTCCTTCGTGCCGCGCGCCACCGCGGGGATCGCGGAGGCCGCCGCCCTGCACCCCGACCCCGCCCTCCTCGATCCGCGCACCCGCAGCGCCGTGCGCAACGGCCGGCGCCTCGGCGGCCGCGTGGTGCGAGCCGCCCGCGCCCGGGAGATCCGCCAGCAGCACAGGATCGGCGCGATCTTCGACTCGTCCGGATTCGACGTCGTGCTCACCCCGACCACCGCCGCGCCGCCGCCGCGCATCGGCACGTTCGACGGGATGAGCGCCTGGCGCACCGACACGACGATGGCGGCCGTGTGCCCGTATGCCTGGCCCTGGAACGTACTCGGCTGGCCGGGTGTCAATGTCCCCGCCGGCCTCACCCGCGACGGACTGCCTGTCGGCGCCCAGCTGCTGGGTCCGGCCGGCAGCGAGGAGCGGCTGATCTCGCTGGCCGCCCAGCTCGAGGCGGACCGGCGATGGTACGAGAAGCGGCCGCCCGCCCCCGTGACGGCAAGGAGCGTGCCGGTGGAACAATGA
- a CDS encoding TetR/AcrR family transcriptional regulator — MTAMSRSAHPAPSAPTRQRIITAVLHIIGSDGVAAVTNRRIAKEAGVSLGSVTYHFDTQHELLRESLLHFVREETRRFTELADQCQSDGVDIEGAAALAGQVAGGTSFDSEHIAPFELYVEAGRDERLREAAAEAFAAYDRLAAQILTGLGVPDAERLAATTVALVMGLQLRRLATGAPAEDLVDALLLLARGAVGQDAGRP, encoded by the coding sequence ATGACCGCCATGTCCCGCTCTGCTCACCCCGCCCCCTCCGCCCCGACCCGGCAGCGCATCATCACCGCTGTCCTGCACATCATCGGCAGTGACGGGGTGGCGGCGGTCACCAACCGGCGGATAGCCAAGGAGGCCGGGGTCTCACTCGGCTCGGTCACCTACCACTTCGACACCCAGCACGAGCTGTTGCGCGAGAGTCTGCTGCACTTCGTACGCGAGGAGACCCGCCGCTTCACCGAACTCGCCGACCAGTGCCAGAGCGACGGCGTGGACATCGAGGGGGCTGCCGCCCTGGCCGGACAGGTGGCGGGCGGCACCTCCTTCGACAGCGAGCACATCGCGCCCTTCGAGCTGTACGTGGAGGCGGGGCGCGACGAGCGACTGCGGGAGGCGGCGGCCGAGGCCTTCGCGGCGTACGACCGCCTCGCCGCCCAGATCCTCACCGGCCTGGGGGTCCCCGACGCCGAGCGCCTCGCCGCGACCACGGTCGCGCTGGTGATGGGCCTCCAACTGCGCAGACTGGCCACGGGTGCACCGGCCGAGGACCTCGTCGACGCGCTGCTGCTGCTTGCGCGGGGCGCCGTCGGCCAGGACGCCGGCCGGCCCTGA